The Columba livia isolate bColLiv1 breed racing homer chromosome 2, bColLiv1.pat.W.v2, whole genome shotgun sequence genome includes the window CTCCCGCCGCACGGAGGGGCATCCAGCTGTTGCCAACAGCTGTGTGACAGCCCCCGCTGGGCCGCGGCCGAGCGCGGGGTCCGCCCCGCCGCCGTCCCCGCCCCTGCGAgtaggaggagggggaggaaccGAGAGTGCCCGACCCGGTGGCTTTTAGGAGGGGGAGGCCACTCAGTTGTTAGCGCTCAGGCCCTGTgctcctcttccagctgctgcttctgctcgtATCCAGCGCTACGGCCGCCAGGCTGGCTGCTGCCCGgcctccccttttctttttgccgGTACCTACCTCAAAACCTCCGGAGGCTGCGGGGCTCCGCTCTTGAAAGAGGAGGAAGCTGGGTTTGCAAAGGCGCAGGGGAATTGCATTGTAACTGGGTGGCGGGGGGAGACgggagggaaagagaggagaaaaaaaaaaaagaatcaagtAGAAAAAGAGAGCGGGGCTGACTCTGGAAGCGGGTCTCGCCGCCCAGGACCCGCACGCCCCGGCGGCCACGCGTGGGTGCAGAGCGCGGCGCGGCGCTCAGGGCCGGGCGGAAGATGCACACGACGCAGAAGGACACCACTTACACCAAGATCTTCGTCGGGGGCTTGCCCTACCACACCACCGACTCCAGCCTGCGCAAGTACTTCGAGGTCTTCGGGGACATCGAGGAGGCGGTGGTCATCACCGACCGGCAGACGGGCAAGTCCCGGGGATACGGCTTTGTAAgtgcgcggggcggggggagccgcGGGGGGCCAGGGAGGGAGGCCGGCGAGGGGGCAGGTGGACGGCTCCGGGGGCGTCCCGGGGAAGCTTCGGCGGGGGCCGCCGTCAGGAGTCGGGCAACCCCAGGCTCGGGGGACGGGACGGGGTGTCGGGCGtttgactttttgccttttctccttttttttttcccctctccctgctgGTGAGTttggagagaggcgggagggggggatGCTGAAAAAGGAGATTGAGAGGGGAATTGTCCAGTTTCTCGCCAGCGCGCCTGTTGCTGCCTGATACGGCCGCGCCGGGGGTTTATCTGGCGGCGGCGGAGCTCGGCCCGCGCCCTCCGCCCTGCGCCGGCCGCGGCTCCCGGCTGCGCTCCGCTCGGCGAGCGGAGGTCGGAGTGGGGGCCCCCTCGCCGCCCAGGTTGTCCCCCCTACCAGGGGGGCGGCCGGGTCGCTGCCGTGGGCGAGAGGCTTCTCCTTGGCCGCGGGAAGGGATCTAATGCGCCGCATTGCCCGTTAAGGTCACCATGGctgacagagctgctgctgaaagggCTTGTAAAGACCCCAACCCCATCATCGATGGCAGGAAAGCCAACGTGAACCTGGCGTACCTGGGTGCCAAGCCGCGGATAATGCAGCCAGGTGAGGAAGGGGCCCTGaacagctcttctctctgtaCGTTAGGCTTCTGAAGAGAGTAAAACTTTGGAAAAGGTAGTGCTGTCCTGCACTTGCCTAGAGTACACTCACTCTTGGGGCGTGctttgggtttgattttttttaaacgcAGTATGTAGTAACTTTATGGCTATTTTATACACGTGCctcatttaaaaaccaaaagcagtCAGGAATAAAATACATGAAGTTCCCCAGGAAAACTTCCACAGTTCAGACACTTCATTGGTTATTCCCACTGCTGGGAACGTGGTGGCGCTGACCATTTACAGTATCGTTGCAGGGAAAGACTGGACTAGGAATGAATCGCTTCCAATGTGTGCGGTCTTATTAATACAAACAGTATCGTAATGCAAACTCCTCAAACAGATGGGAATGATTATGcagactttaaaatgaaatggcTCTTCCTAAGACCACATCTGAGCCAATCTGATGTCCCAGCCACTTCCCAAACTCCTGCTTTGTAGCAAGAGAGACAGGAGGACAGTATGTGCACATTTGTGCTCTGAAGGAGGCTGCTCTGAATTCCCATGTCCTTGGCCTGAGGAATATTTGTGCAAGTAATTAAGAGCCCACCAAGGAAAGAACTTACATTTGGGTGCTTGAGGAACAGAAGTGAGTTAGGATTTGACCTCCATGCTAAGTCCTTGTGAGTAGAGATGGCTCAAATTTAAGTCTGTAGAAAGTAGACAGATACGCTGAATAGAAAATACTACATAATCCTTCAGAGGCTACAGTTAGAGAACCAGAACGgagcacaaaataaaatgtgaacgAAAACTTTGTGCTAGATGTTTAGAAAAAGTCGTTCTTCTAAACATCTCTAGAAAAGTGTGTGCTTAAGTCTTCAGTTCTGTGTGCATGtaggggggtgtgtgtgtatatatggattgatgcattttgctttccaaTTTGTGGTTCTGCAGCCTTTCAGACACGGTCACTGGAGGCTGTTGGTGAAGGCTATTACTCTGCatttgtgtgcgtgtgtatCAATAGTGTAAATAAGTGGCCAAAAGAACACCCATACAGAGAATGTGATGTGTTTTTGTTGGTAGGTTTTGCCTTTGGTGTCCAGCAGCTTCATCCAGCTCTCATACAGAGGCCTTTTGGGTAAGTCTGTTCAATGGGACTTCAAACAGGGGAGGAAagatcttcttttttttaaaaaaaaaaaggaaaggaaaagcatgaTCCTTGAAGGCCTCTTGCAGTAGCAACCTTATAAACTCATAAAGTTCTCAGACTTATAAATGTATACCTGTAAATCCGCTCACCTTGTTGGTCATGTTCTAAATGCCGCAGCTGAGTCAAGTTGTGTGGGACGTGTCCCTTCCACCTAAGCAGCCCAGTCCCGTATGACCCTATGATAAAACAAGGAGGTATGACTTGATGCAAGATTGCTGTGccccatttctcttttttcagcTTGACTCAATGTTATTTATCTCTTTCTAATCTGACAGGGATCGTTTACAGTTAAGATAACTGATCAGAAGGATATGATGATAAGAGGTGGAATAGTTCTGTTTGGAATTAAACTGTAACCAGTAGACTCAAACACAAACAAGCTAAAATGGTGATTAACGATGCatgtatgtttttttcatatAGTCAATAGACCTCCGtgtgctttttttatttatttattacagtaATGAAGTGGTGTTTATAGCTAAACTGTGtgcttttatttaattgaaaaagcTGTAGTGAAAGTTTTTTGGGGtggtcttttttattttgtttcttgttgttGAGGAGTGACTTTGCCATGGGGAGCAaagggcctttttttttttccttgctttaaaGCTGTAGCCTGTGACTTTTTTAACCATATTTTGTAGTGAGTGCTAAATTGTGTGACTTCTTGATTTTTAAGTAAATCAATGTATTGCTTGCATGTTCAtaattttgggggggggtttgTTCTTGGGAGGGGTGTGGAGCTCCTTATTAACAATGTGCGTCCATTTGGGCTTTCTaatttgagatatttttttcttcaagctgTCTTTAATATGTAGCGCGTTTCTCCTCTACTTGAGTATACTGTTCCTAAGTAGATCTAACTCTTGCTTCTTATAGGCATATAATTAGGAGGTGAAGTCTGCTTTAAACTTTCCATACAGTGTCACTTCACTAATGCACCCTGACTGAGAAACTCATtgcaaaataatgcattttgcTAATTAATGAGTAAGCTAACAATAAAGTAGGGAAAATGTGTCACAAATGTATTCTGTTTATTCGACTAGAATAGCTTTAGAACATATTCATTAAGCAATGATAGCTTCTCAGTAGTTTGATTTGTCAAAGCAGTAGGAAACAGGTCCTGTCCTCAAAATTGTAGGAGAAAGTCTTCCTAGAAACTTTATGTACTTCTAAAAAAGAGAATGTTGATTCTTCTGAGACCTGTGGGGAGGTTGCGGAaaactttttgtcttttttttttttttcctttcttatgaTTATCCTCTACTGTgg containing:
- the RBM24 gene encoding RNA-binding protein 24 — encoded protein: MHTTQKDTTYTKIFVGGLPYHTTDSSLRKYFEVFGDIEEAVVITDRQTGKSRGYGFVTMADRAAAERACKDPNPIIDGRKANVNLAYLGAKPRIMQPGFAFGVQQLHPALIQRPFGIPAHYVYPQAFVQPGVVIPHVQPAAAAASTTPYIDYTGAAYAQYSAAAAAAAYEQYPYAASPAAAAGYVAAGGYGYAVQQPIAAAAPGTAAAAAAAAAFGQYQPQQLQTDRMQ